The Zingiber officinale cultivar Zhangliang chromosome 9A, Zo_v1.1, whole genome shotgun sequence genome window below encodes:
- the LOC122019956 gene encoding SNF1-related protein kinase regulatory subunit beta-3-like has product MDRPNGDDHEGVGVVGFEVPTSPDSSYNNPTPGIEDEAREPPIVPPHLQHTVLNYLPRQDDPSSLSVPQHVILNHLYIENRDVSRSVVALGITHRFLSKYVTVVLYKPVWRR; this is encoded by the exons ATGGATCGACCAAATGGAGATGACCAT GAAGGGGTCGGTGTTGTGGGTTTTGAAGTTCCTACATCGCCTGATTCAAGCTATAACAATCCGACACCAGGAATTGAGGATGAAGCTCGAGAGCCCCCAATTGTCCCCCCTCATCTGCAACATACCGTGCTGAACTACCTACCCAGACAAGATGATCCCAGTAGTCTTTCTGTGCCTCAACATGTGATTCTTAACCACCTCTACATTGAAAATCGAGATGTCTCCAGATCTGTTGTTGCTCTTGGGATAACCCACCGTTTCTTATCTAAATATGTTACTGTTGTTCTTTATAAGCCAGTTTGGAGAAGGTGA